The bacterium genome has a segment encoding these proteins:
- a CDS encoding riboflavin synthase — protein MFTGIIEEIGIIKQKSNNFLVIQAKKVLEDLKQGDSISVNGVCLTTIEFTKDTFKVNMMPETLKLTNLGMVSIGDEVNLERALRLTDRLGGHIVTGHIDGLGRIVDKITQGDNQILQISILPQVSKYIVKKGSVAVEGLSLTVADVQTEEFKICLIPHTLKITTLGKKNIGDLLNIEVDILGKYAEKFLNKGEKKEISLDFLSMQGFA, from the coding sequence ATGTTCACTGGAATTATAGAAGAGATAGGGATAATTAAACAAAAATCTAATAATTTCTTGGTTATTCAAGCTAAAAAGGTATTAGAGGATTTAAAACAAGGAGATAGTATCAGCGTCAATGGTGTTTGCTTAACTACAATTGAATTTACTAAAGATACCTTTAAGGTTAATATGATGCCTGAAACACTAAAACTAACCAATTTAGGGATGGTTTCTATAGGAGATGAGGTTAATTTAGAGCGGGCACTTCGCCTGACTGATAGACTTGGCGGACATATAGTCACGGGACACATTGATGGACTGGGCAGGATTGTGGATAAAATAACGCAGGGTGATAATCAAATACTACAAATATCTATCTTGCCGCAGGTGAGTAAATATATTGTTAAAAAGGGGTCGGTGGCGGTTGAAGGACTTAGTTTAACTGTTGCAGATGTCCAGACTGAAGAATTTAAAATATGCCTTATCCCTCATACCCTTAAAATAACTACATTAGGGAAAAAGAATATTGGTGATTTACTTAATATTGAGGTAGATATACTGGGTAAATATGCCGAGAAATTTTTAAATAAAGGTGAAAAAAAAGAGATTAGTCTTGATTTTTTATCTATGCAAGGTTTTGCCTGA